In a genomic window of Pseudoliparis swirei isolate HS2019 ecotype Mariana Trench chromosome 20, NWPU_hadal_v1, whole genome shotgun sequence:
- the timm8b gene encoding mitochondrial import inner membrane translocase subunit Tim8 B, with translation MDDYENFSAADKAEATELQRMIAIEQQKAQFQAQVHTFTDVCWDKCVDSPGSKLDHRTETCLVSCVERFIDTTLSITNRFTQMVQKGAH, from the exons ATGGACGACTACGAGAACTTCAGCGCGGCGGACAAAGCGGAGGCGACGGAGCTGCAGCGGATGATCGCCATCGAGCAGCAGAAGGCGCAGTTCCAGGCGCAG GTCCACACCTTCACCGACGTGTGCTGGGACAAGTGTGTGGACTCCCCGGGCTCCAAGCTGGACCACCGGACGGAGACGTGCCTGGTGAGCTGCGTGGAGCGCTTCATCGACACCACGCTGAGCATCACCAACCGCTTCACCCAGATGGTGCAGAAGGGGGCccactga
- the sdhdb gene encoding succinate dehydrogenase [ubiquinone] cytochrome b small subunit B, mitochondrial encodes MAAIVRVSSVCRRGVNPLFFRTSLLVRPLLGPHQDQNQQLTARIHNSQALHAGSASKAASLHWSAERALSVALLAMFPVAYCSPGPVIDYSLAAALTLHGHWGLGQLLTDYVHGDAKFKMASAGLFLMSTVTFAGLCYFNYNDVGICNAIALLWSK; translated from the exons ATGGCGGCCATCGTTCGCGTGAGTTCCGTTTGCCGCAGAGGAGTCAACC CTCTGTTCTTCCGGACCTCTCTGCTGGTCCGGCCGCTGCTCGGTCCTcatcaggaccagaaccagcagcTGACGGCCAGGATCCACAACTCCCAGGCTCTCCATG CTGGCTCCGCCTCCAAGGCCGCCTCCCTGCACTGGAGCGCGGAGCGGGCGCTGAGCGTGGCGCTGCTCGCCATGTTCCCCGTGGCGTACTGCAGCCCCGGGCCCGTCATCGACTACTCGCTGGCGGCGGCGCTCACGCTGCACGGACACTG GGGGCTCGGCCAGCTGCTGACGGACTACGTCCACGGAGACGCCAAGTTCAAGATGGCCAGCGCCGGCCTCTTCCTCATGTCCACCGTCACCTTCGCCGGCCTCTGCTACTTCAACTACAACGACGTGGGCATCTGCAACGCCATCGCGCTGCTCTGGAGCAAATGA